A single genomic interval of Pieris rapae chromosome 23, ilPieRapa1.1, whole genome shotgun sequence harbors:
- the LOC110991552 gene encoding facilitated trehalose transporter Tret1-2 homolog: MLASIKGFWKVCRYGDLYMVLAALAAQSINISVGFCQGFSAVLLPQYTHEYPQISYEQSSWIASLGVISNPIGALLGGMMVDAVGRKLLLQSIVLPNLVGWLVIAFSETYIFLCVGRFITGFTIGMSTVSYIYVAEITTAEKRGVLSALGPGLVSTGIFIVYSLGSFVHWRKVAAICAAVSLLTPFLMYFAPESPLWLASKGQMKEAYNAMFWLRQNNNTAQQELMEFTKDRKNDEEMTFRQKLGLFKRRSVLKPFALLIGFFLFQEMSGIYVILYYAVDFFKSVGTSVNEFTASIIVGGVRVFMGAVGACLINSFRRKTLAATSGLLLGITMLGAAVCDSLRGPPLVKLACVLLHVSVSMVGFLQLPWIMSGELYPQDIRGVMSGATACCAYMLIFFNIKTYPQLEYYLTSNGTLYLFGICALLGAAYCYLFLPETKGKSLTEIMKQFNEDKKEADPEIGDEKKSTVEGNVVQRRHSAGAAVCLEKSNNLFDNRWTHDKTVEQRE, from the exons ATGCTTGCTAGCATCAAGGGCTTCTGGAAGGTGTGCCGCTATGGAGACCTCTATATG GTTTTGGCGGCGTTGGCAGCGCAGTCTATCAACATATCAGTCGGGTTCTGCCAAGGCTTCTCCGCGGTTCTGCTGCCCCAGTACACGCATGAATATCCACAGATATCTTACGAACAAAGCTCATGGATTg CGAGCTTGGGTGTGATATCAAATCCGATTGGTGCGCTACTTGGTGGGATGATGGTTGATGCAGTGGGTCGAAAACTACTCCTGCAGTCAATAGTCCTACCTAACCTTGTCGGCTGGCTTGTCATCGCCTTCTCGGAGACTTACATCTTTCTTTGTGTTGGGAGGTTCATCACAGGATTCACTATAG GTATGTCAACCGTCTCATACATCTACGTAGCGGAGATCACAACAGCGGAAAAGCGTGGCGTATTAAGCGCTTTAGGCCCTGGATTGGTATCCACTggaatttttatagtttactcCCTGGGATCATTTGTCCATTGGCGGAAAGTCGCTGCCATCTGCGCCGCTGTCTCCCTTCTCACACCGTTCCTCATGTATTTCGCGCCAGAGTCACCTTTATGGCTCGCCTCCAAAGGGCAGATGAAAGAAGCCTACAATGCCATGTTTTGGCTTCGGCAGAACAACAACACCGCTCAGCAGGAGCTCATGGAGTTCACCAAGGACCGGAAGAATGACGAGGAAATGACGTTTCGCCAAAAACTAGGACTCTTCAAACGCCGGAGTGTGCTCAAACCGTTTGCATTGCTCATCGGTTTCTTCTTGTTTCAAGAGATGTCAGGGATATATGTGATACTCTACTATGCTGTGGACTTCTTCAAGTCGGTTGGTACGAGCGTTAATGAGTTCACCGCTTCCATTATAGTAGGGGGAGTAAGAGTGTTCATGGGAGCTGTTGGTGCGTGCTTGATCAACAGCTTCAGGCGTAAAACTCTAGCAGCAACATCCGGGTTGCTTCTGGGTATAACTATGCTTGGCGCTGCTGTATGCGACTCCTTACGGGGACCACCGCTGGTGAAGCTGGCGTGCGTCCTACTCCATGTATCAGTCAGTATGGTCGGCTTCCTACAGCTGCCATGGATCATGTCTGGAGAGCTCTATCCGCAAGACATCCGTGGCGTCATGTCCGGGGCTACTGCATGTTGCGCATACATGTTAATCTTCTTCAACATAAAGACATACCCCCAGCTGGAGTACTACCTCACAAGTAATGGGACATTGTACCTTTTTGGCATCTGTGCGTTGCTGGGTGCAGCGTACTGCTATTTGTTCCTACCAGAGACTAAAGGGAAGAGTTTGACTGAGATTATGAAGCAATTTAACGAAGATAAAAAAGAGGCAGATCCGGAGATCGGAGATGAGAAGAAGTCAACAGTTGAGGGTAATGTGGTGCAGCGGCGGCATAGCGCCGGGGCTGCTGTGTGCCTTgaaaaaagcaataatttgTTTGACAACAGGTGGACCCACGATAAGACTGTTGAGCAACGCGAAtga